A window of Raineyella sp. W15-4 contains these coding sequences:
- a CDS encoding bifunctional [glutamine synthetase] adenylyltransferase/[glutamine synthetase]-adenylyl-L-tyrosine phosphorylase, translating to MDRLETTVGRLARLGFSDADRAEKLLGGWPSGAEACIDLLADAADPDLALTGLHRLVEEDPDLPGRMVNDPDLARRLVHVLGASLGLQLHLIRFPGDIGELAGPLDRTPAAVLRGDLLAAVGADEGATAPVADRLSGDELRIAYHRALLRIAARDLCAADPTLIQPSVSAELADLADAVLESALAIGRGEIGTEESARIRLAVVALGKTGARELNYVSDVDVLYVVEPAGDADGTPRIGGDALAVLGTKLASALQRVCSAHSGVGTIWPVDAALRPEGKAGPLVRTLASHRSYYQKWAKAWEFQAMLKARPAAGDRRLGQAFVDTVSPMVWQVGGREGFVHEVQAMRKRVVRLIPAKEQGREIKLGEGGLRDTEFTVQLLELVHGRVDDRVREPGTLPGLAALVEHGYVGREDGAEMAAAYRFQRTMEHRVQLYKLRRTHLIPEDEAGLRRLGRSLGFRRNPAEEVVRAWRDSTRRVIGLHQRVFYSPLLEAVSRITTEELRLTAASAEDRLRGLGYADPRAALTHLAALTQGMTRQAEIQRQILPAMLGWFADGPNPDAGLLAFRKVSEGLGRTSWYLRALRDGGAMAERLALVLSTSRYATGMLLRSPQSVQMLADEGEELPRPLEKLVADFTAAALRHDDAQSATDAIRALRRAELLRVSMADILHRIDVEDVGDALTNLATATLEATLRIVAREAAERGEPLPAIAVMAMGRWGGGEMSYASDADCMFVMADTDDPELQRRAITAVTRLREVLRQPGADPALEIDADLRPEGKGGPMVRSLESFRAYYQRWSSTWEAQALVRCAFGAGDRDLGERLLAEIEPLRWPEGGLTETQVREIRRLKARMEAERLPRGVERSRHTKLGPGGLSDVEWVVQLIQLQHAYEHPGLRITRTLPALRAERDLGLIAATDAAVLEESWLLASRIRNVIMLVRGRASDTLPTDGADAAAVAAAMGFDGSGPLRAHYGEVTHRARGVVERLFWGE from the coding sequence ATGGATCGGCTGGAAACCACGGTCGGACGGCTGGCGCGCCTCGGCTTCTCCGATGCGGACCGCGCGGAGAAGCTGCTGGGCGGGTGGCCGAGCGGGGCGGAGGCCTGCATCGACCTGCTCGCCGACGCCGCCGATCCGGACCTCGCGCTGACCGGCCTGCACCGCCTGGTCGAGGAGGACCCCGACCTGCCGGGGCGGATGGTCAACGATCCCGATCTGGCCCGCCGCCTCGTCCACGTCCTCGGGGCGAGTCTCGGCCTGCAGCTGCACCTGATCCGTTTTCCCGGCGACATCGGCGAGCTGGCCGGCCCGCTGGACCGGACCCCCGCCGCTGTCCTGCGCGGGGACCTGCTGGCCGCGGTCGGCGCCGACGAGGGGGCGACCGCCCCGGTCGCCGACCGGCTGAGCGGCGACGAGTTGCGGATCGCCTACCACCGGGCGCTGCTGAGGATCGCCGCCCGGGACCTGTGCGCCGCGGACCCCACCCTGATCCAGCCGTCCGTCTCCGCCGAACTGGCGGACCTTGCCGACGCGGTGCTGGAGTCCGCGTTGGCGATCGGCCGCGGCGAGATCGGCACCGAGGAATCCGCCCGGATCCGGCTCGCCGTGGTCGCCCTCGGCAAGACCGGTGCCCGGGAACTCAACTACGTCTCCGACGTCGACGTGCTGTACGTCGTCGAGCCGGCCGGTGACGCCGACGGCACTCCGCGGATCGGCGGCGACGCGCTGGCGGTGCTCGGGACGAAACTGGCCTCGGCTCTGCAGCGGGTCTGCTCGGCCCACTCCGGGGTCGGCACCATCTGGCCGGTGGACGCGGCGCTGCGGCCGGAGGGCAAGGCCGGTCCGCTGGTCCGGACGCTGGCCAGCCACCGCAGCTACTACCAGAAGTGGGCCAAGGCGTGGGAGTTCCAGGCCATGCTCAAGGCCCGCCCGGCCGCCGGTGACCGCCGGCTCGGGCAGGCGTTCGTCGACACCGTCTCGCCGATGGTCTGGCAGGTCGGCGGCCGGGAAGGGTTCGTCCACGAGGTGCAGGCGATGCGCAAGCGCGTCGTCCGGCTGATTCCCGCCAAGGAACAGGGCCGGGAGATCAAGCTCGGTGAGGGTGGCCTGCGCGACACCGAGTTCACCGTGCAGCTGCTGGAACTGGTGCACGGCCGGGTCGACGACCGGGTCCGCGAGCCGGGCACCCTGCCGGGGCTGGCGGCGCTGGTCGAGCACGGTTACGTCGGCCGGGAGGACGGCGCCGAGATGGCGGCGGCCTACCGGTTCCAGCGCACCATGGAGCACCGGGTGCAGCTCTACAAGCTGCGCCGTACGCACCTGATCCCGGAGGACGAGGCGGGCCTGCGCCGGCTCGGCCGGTCCCTCGGCTTCCGCCGCAACCCGGCCGAGGAGGTCGTCAGGGCCTGGCGGGACAGCACCCGCCGGGTGATCGGGCTGCACCAGCGGGTGTTCTACTCGCCCCTGCTGGAGGCGGTCTCCCGGATCACCACCGAGGAGCTGCGGCTCACCGCGGCGAGCGCCGAGGACCGGCTGCGCGGTCTCGGCTACGCCGATCCCAGGGCGGCGTTGACCCACCTGGCGGCGCTCACCCAGGGGATGACCCGGCAGGCCGAGATCCAGCGCCAGATCCTGCCGGCGATGCTCGGCTGGTTCGCCGACGGCCCCAACCCGGACGCCGGGCTGCTGGCCTTCCGCAAGGTCTCCGAGGGACTCGGCCGGACCTCGTGGTACCTGCGGGCACTGCGCGACGGGGGCGCGATGGCCGAGCGACTGGCGCTGGTCCTGTCGACCAGCCGCTACGCCACCGGCATGCTGCTGCGCTCACCCCAGTCGGTGCAGATGCTCGCCGACGAGGGGGAGGAACTGCCCCGGCCGCTGGAGAAGCTGGTCGCCGACTTCACCGCCGCCGCGCTGCGCCACGACGACGCCCAGTCCGCCACCGACGCGATCCGGGCGCTGCGGCGCGCCGAGCTGCTGCGGGTGTCGATGGCCGACATCCTGCACCGGATCGACGTGGAGGACGTCGGTGACGCCCTGACCAACCTGGCCACTGCCACCCTGGAGGCGACCCTGCGGATCGTCGCCCGGGAGGCGGCGGAACGCGGTGAGCCGTTGCCGGCGATCGCGGTGATGGCGATGGGCCGGTGGGGCGGCGGGGAGATGTCGTACGCCTCCGACGCCGACTGCATGTTCGTGATGGCGGACACCGACGATCCGGAGCTGCAGCGCCGGGCGATCACTGCGGTCACCCGGCTGCGCGAGGTGCTCCGCCAGCCCGGCGCCGATCCCGCACTGGAGATCGACGCCGATCTGCGTCCGGAGGGCAAGGGCGGGCCGATGGTGCGCTCGCTGGAGTCCTTCCGTGCCTACTACCAGCGATGGTCGTCGACCTGGGAGGCGCAGGCGCTGGTGCGGTGCGCCTTCGGGGCGGGGGACCGGGACCTCGGGGAGCGGCTGCTGGCGGAGATCGAGCCGCTGCGCTGGCCCGAGGGCGGGCTCACCGAGACCCAGGTGCGGGAGATCCGCCGGCTCAAGGCCCGGATGGAGGCCGAGCGGCTGCCGCGCGGGGTGGAGCGGTCCCGGCACACCAAGCTCGGCCCGGGCGGACTCAGCGACGTGGAATGGGTGGTGCAGCTGATCCAGCTGCAGCACGCGTACGAGCATCCGGGGCTGCGGATCACCCGGACCCTGCCGGCGCTCCGGGCCGAACGCGACCTCGGGCTGATCGCGGCCACGGACGCCGCGGTGCTCGAGGAGTCGTGGCTGCTGGCCAGCCGGATCCGCAATGTCATCATGCTGGTCCGGGGCCGCGCCTCCGACACGTTGCCCACCGACGGGGCAGACGCGGCGGCGGTGGCGGCCGCGATGGGGTTCGACGGTTCCGGCCCGCTGCGGGCGCACTACGGTGAGGTCACTCACCGGGCGCGGGGCGTGGTCGAGAGGCTGTTCTGGGGCGAGTGA
- the nadC gene encoding carboxylating nicotinate-nucleotide diphosphorylase, producing MTASLPWPAAITEALTAAGLDPRRVAEVADRTLAEDLSWGPDVTSEATLPAGAIGVADVVARRPGCLAGVPVAAAVLHTQAHRDGTAVQVATVRADGDRVRPGDLVLTATGPLRTLLTGERSMLNLLCQLSGVATGTAAWADALADTPTRVRDTRKTVPGLRVLQKYAVRCGGGVNHRMGLGDAALIKDNHIAAAGSVAAAYAAVRRHAPGLTVEVECDTLTQVAEAIEAGADLLLLDNMDPETVRAAVGLARPAGVRTEASGGLTLTDAAAYGATGVDYISVGALTHSATVLDLGFDLRTSGITGGVSGHIPTPGPGI from the coding sequence ATGACCGCATCACTCCCCTGGCCCGCCGCGATCACCGAAGCCCTGACCGCCGCGGGACTCGATCCGCGGCGGGTGGCCGAGGTGGCGGACCGGACCCTCGCCGAGGACCTCTCCTGGGGGCCGGACGTCACCTCCGAGGCCACCCTGCCGGCCGGGGCCATCGGCGTCGCGGATGTCGTCGCCCGTCGGCCCGGTTGCCTGGCCGGGGTGCCGGTCGCAGCCGCGGTGCTGCACACCCAGGCGCACCGGGACGGCACCGCGGTGCAGGTCGCGACCGTCCGCGCCGACGGTGACCGGGTCCGGCCCGGTGACCTGGTGCTGACCGCCACCGGCCCGCTGCGCACCCTGCTGACCGGCGAACGGAGCATGCTCAACCTGCTCTGCCAGTTGTCCGGGGTCGCCACCGGCACCGCGGCCTGGGCCGACGCGCTGGCCGACACCCCGACGCGGGTCCGGGACACCCGCAAGACGGTGCCCGGCCTGCGGGTGCTGCAGAAGTACGCGGTGCGCTGCGGAGGCGGGGTGAACCACCGGATGGGGCTCGGCGACGCGGCCCTGATCAAGGACAACCACATCGCCGCCGCCGGATCGGTGGCCGCCGCGTACGCCGCCGTCCGCCGCCATGCCCCGGGACTCACGGTGGAGGTCGAGTGCGACACCCTCACCCAGGTGGCCGAGGCGATCGAGGCGGGCGCCGACCTGTTGTTGCTGGACAACATGGACCCCGAGACCGTGCGGGCGGCCGTCGGACTCGCCCGGCCGGCCGGTGTCCGGACCGAGGCGAGCGGCGGACTCACCCTGACGGACGCGGCGGCGTACGGCGCCACCGGGGTGGACTACATCTCGGTGGGAGCGCTGACCCATTCGGCCACGGTGCTCGATCTGGGCTTCGACCTGCGGACCAGCGGAATCACCGGAGGAGTTTCGGGTCACATTCCCACCCCTGGACCCGGAATCTGA